Proteins co-encoded in one Arachis hypogaea cultivar Tifrunner chromosome 11, arahy.Tifrunner.gnm2.J5K5, whole genome shotgun sequence genomic window:
- the LOC112722865 gene encoding leucine--tRNA ligase, chloroplastic/mitochondrial isoform X2: MLHSHLHLHLHLPSSYSTPFLFPYHSPTFPFATSRRNSYSLRFRSTSFNHGRTIIRNETELQLQNHNPTKPQQVNRAYPFHEIEPKWQRYWEQNRTFRTPDDDIDTSKPKYYVLDMFPYPSGAGLHVGHPLGYTATDILARYKRMKGYNVLHPMGWDAFGLPAEQYAIQTGTHPKLTTARNIDRFRSQLKSLGFSYDWDREISTIEPDYYKWTQWIFLQLYKRGLAYQAEVPVNWCPALGTVLANEEVVDGVSERGGHPVIRKPMRQWMLKITAYADRLLEDLDGLDWPESVKEMQRNWIGRSEGAEMEFCVLDSDGKERDVKIIVYTTRPDTIFGATYLVVAPEYPLLSSLVSTAQSKHVEDYVELASRKSDLERTELQKEKTGVFTGCYAKNPANGEAIPIWVADYVLGSYGTGAIMAVPAHDSRDYEFALKYDIPVNWVVMPNDKSINESGKAFPGEGVIINSSNSFVGLDINGLSSKEAALEVIEWAEKSGNGKRKVNYKLRDWLFARQRYWGEPIPVVILDDSGETVPLNENELPLILPELDDFSPTGTGEPPLSKAVSWVKTTDSLSERPATRETNTMPQWAGSCWYYLRFMDPTNSKELVDKTKERYWGPVDVYVGGAEHAVLHLLYARFWHKVLYDIGVVSTKEPFQCVINQGIILGEVQYMAYRDQDGNLISADVADISNEHNLEKIPEEKVMKSRDSFVLKENPDIRLVARAYKMSKSRGNVVNPDDVIAEYGADSLRLYEMFMGPLRDSKTWSTSGIEGVYRFLGRTWRLIVGSPLSDGTFKERTISVDEEPTIDQLHTLHKCVAKVTEEIEGTRFNTGISAMMEFLNAAYKWDKHPRSIIEAFVLLLSPYAPHMAEELWSRLGHTKSLAYEPFPEANPAYLKDSTIVLPVQINGKTRGTIQVEETCSEEEAFGLACRDEKLSKYLDGQSVRKRIYVPGKILNVVLDRKNTKVAVQ, translated from the exons ATGCTACActctcatcttcatcttcatctccaCTTGCCTTCATCGTACTCCACTCCATTCCTTTTCCCTTATCACTCTCCAACATTCCCCTTCGCCACATCAAGAAGAAATTCTTACTCTCTCAGATTCCGCAGCACAAGCTTCAATCATGGCCGCACCATCATCAGGAACGAAACCGAACTGCAGCTGCAAAACCACAACCCAACCAAGCCACAGCAAGTAAACAGAGCTTACCCTTTCCACGAAATCGAGCCCAAGTGGCAGCGCTATTGGGAGCAGAATCGCACTTTTCGAACCCCCGATGACGACATTGACACCTCCAAGCCCAAATATTACGTTCTCGACATGTTCCCTTACCCCAG TGGAGCGGGGCTACACGTTGGGCATCCTCTGGGGTACACCGCCACTGACATTCTTGCAAGGTATAAACGGATGAAGGGTTATAATGTGTTGCATCCAATGGGTTGGGATGCGTTTGGACTTCCTGCTGAACAATATGCTATTCAG ACGGGAACTCATCCGAAGCTCACTACAGCTCGGAATATCGATCGCTTTCGTTCTCAG TTAAAATCATTAGGCTTCTCTTATGACTGGGATCGTGAAATATCTACCATAGAACCTGACTATTACAAATGGACTCAATGGATCTTTCTACAACTTTATAAGAGAGGGCTGGCATATCAG GCTGAAGTTCCAGTTAATTGGTGTCCCGCGCTTGGCACTGTGTTGGCCAATGAGGAGGTGGTTGATGGTGTCAGTGAACGGGGTGGTCATCCTGTAATAAGAAAG CCGATGAGGCAATGGATGCTCAAGATCACTGCATATGCTGACCGTCTTCTTGAGGATTTAGATGGCCTTGACTGGCCAGAAAGTGTCAAAGAAATGCAGAGAAATTGGATAGGGAGGTCAGAAGGGGCTGAGATGGAATTTTGTGTCCTTGACAGTGATGGAAAGGAGAGAGATGTAAAGATTATTGTGTATACTACAAGGCCTGACACAATCTTTGGAGCAAC CTACTTAGTTGTCGCCCCAGAGTACCCATTATTGTCATCATTGGTTTCCACTGCCCAGAGCAAACAT GTGGAGGATTATGTAGAACTTGCCTCAAGGAAGAGTGACCTTGAAAGGACTGAGCTTCAGAAGGAAAAGACTGGTGTCTTCACTGGTTGTTATGCAAAAAATCCTGCAAATGGGGAAGCTATTCCAATATGGGTGGCAGATTATGTTTTGGGAAG TTATGGAACAGGAGCTATCATGGCGGTGCCTGCACACGACTCTCGTGATTATGAATTTGCTTTGAAATATGACATTCCTGTTAATTGGGTTGTGATGCCCAATGACAAAAGTATCAATGAGTCTGGAAAGGCTTTCCCAGGTGAAGGTGTCATAATAAATTCATCAAATTCATTTGTGGGGCTTGACATAAATGGCTTGTCTAGCAAAGAAGCTGCTCTAGAAGTCATTGAATGGGCTGAAAAAAGTGGAAATGGAAAGCGGAAG GTGAACTACAAGTTAAGGGATTGGCTTTTTGCTCGACAACGCTACTGGGGTGAGCCCATCCCTGTTGTCATATTGGATGACAGTGGTGAGACTGTCCCACTGAATGAGAATGAACTTCCCCTTATACTACCTGAATTGGATGATTTTTCTCCCACTGGAACAGGGGAGCCTCCACTGTCCAAGGCAGTGTCTTGG gtTAAAACCACAGATAGTTTATCCGAAAGACCAGCCACTCGGGAAACAAATACCATGCCACAGTGGGCTGGTTCATGCTG GTATTATTTGAGATTTATGGACCCAACAAATTCCAAAGAGTTGGTTGATAAGACCAAAGAAAG ATACTGGGGCCCTGTTGATGTGTACGTTGGGGGTGCCGAGCATGCGGTTCTCCATTTACTATATGCCAGATTCTGGCACAAG GTCCTCTATGACATCGGTGTTGTATCCACCAAGGAGCCCTTCCAATGTGTCATTAACCAGGGTATTATCCTTGGGGAG GTTCAATATATGGCTTATAGGGATCAAGATGGCAATCTGATATCTGCTGATGTTGCTGATATTTCAAATGAACATAATCTAGAAAAAATTCCAGAGGAAAAG GTCATGAAATCCAGGGATTCTTTTGTCCTGAAAGAAAATCCTGACATACGATTAGTTGCTCGCGCTTACAAAATGAGTAAAAGTAGGGGAAACGTTGTTAACCCTGATGATGTTATTGCAGAGTACGGTGCAGATTCTCTTCGTTTATATGAAATGTTCATGGGACCGTTGAG AGACTCAAAAACATGGAGTACTAGCGGCATTGAAGGTGTATATCGGTTTTTAGGAAGAACTTGGAGGCTGATTGTTGGTTCACCGTTGTCTGATGGAACATTTAAGGAAAGAACCATATCAGTTGATGAGGAGCCTACCATAGACCAACTTCATACTCTTCATAAATGCGTTGCTAAG GTAACAGAGGAAATTGAAGGCACAAGGTTCAACACCGGAATTTCGGCAATGATGGAGTTCCTTAATGCGGCATATAAG TGGGATAAACATCCAAGGTCAATCATTGAGGCATTTGTTTTACTGCTTTCACCCTATGCACCGCACATGGCCGAGGAGCTGTGGTCTAGGCTTGGCCACACAAAATCCTTAGCCTATGAGCCTTTCCCTGAG GCAAATCCTGCTTACCTGAAGGACTCAACGATAGTACTACCGGTTCAGATTAATGGCAAGACGAGGGGTACCATTCAAGTGGAAGAAACATGTTCAGAGGAGGAAGCTTTTGGGTTAGCATGTAGGGATGAAAAGCTATCCAAGTATTTAGATGGTCAATCTGTTAGAAAAAGAATATACGTTCCTGGCAAGATATTGAACGTTGTTTTGGACCGGAAAAACACAAAGGTTGCTGTCCAATA G
- the LOC114924695 gene encoding uncharacterized protein has product MCCNGGKVSLPRVNAPQELLEIFLDPSAEGNHFRKHIRGYNHVFFFTSCGVHIDEQMAITGRGIYTFRAQDSIYHNIGGFHPDQGTRSRFLQLYIYDTDHELQNRMLENTQLHETLVFKLQQLLHRYNPFLHVFRQLAQRSDVHECSLVIRERPANQPQYSLPTASQVAAIIVGDDVETMIRGRDIKIRPDDHSTVLQAGRLLQQYVVDNYVKIETEKLRWVRNRQKKLRAELYQDLQDALHTGETNVENVGRKRTILPSSFIGSRRDMTQRYQDGMAIVLKEGKPDIFLSMTCNPSWTEITSELNPVQTPQDRPDLTTRIFRAKFEQLKEDVITKENNDKLIDPEHYDSLVRAEIPSKEVEPHLHDAVLKHMIHGPCGTLDQSSPFDNRWVVPYNPWLLLKYDCHINVEICSSIKSIKYLYKYCYKGPDRVAMEVHNGSNVDEVQQFVDARWIAAPEVCWRIFKFNLYRIYPSVERLQIHFPNQHQVSFYDHQTIPEILNDDYFSRTMLTEFFVLNREEDQQSRHLLYREILEYYTWHNKEKEWRRRKTQRRSIGRIYTVSPSKGEKFYLRILLSNVRGPISWDDLLTVNGVQYSSFKQSAQHRGLLESDICIRACLVEASVLRLPCALRRLFATILIFCEPTDVKSLWDEFFSYMVDDYPSASTTTALVFTNQLLRDINDILLQHEKQITQYDLPALTHENDNDNSIPRVIQEELSVEVPREDLYSVARLNNDQSKAFK; this is encoded by the exons ATGTGCTGTAATGGGGGAAAAGTCTCTCTTCCCCGAGTAAATGCTCCTCAGGAATTGCTTGAAATATTTTTGGACCCCTCTGCAGAAggaaaccattttagaaaacatatTCGTGGATACAATCATGTATTTTTCTTCACTTCGTGTGGTGTGCACATAGACGAACAAATGGCTATAACAGGTCGTGGTATATATACATTTCGTGCTCAAGACTCAATATATCACAATATAGGGGGATTTCATCCGGATCAGGGCACGCGGTCACGGTTTTTGCAACTGTACATATATGATACTGACCATGAGTTGCAGAATAGGATGCTGGAGAACACACAACTACatgaaacattagttttcaagttACAACAATTGCTACACCGGTATAATCCTTTTCTCCATGTGTTTCGCCAGCTTGCACAACGGTCAGATGTACATGAGTGTAGTTTGGTCATTAGAGAGCGACCTGCTAATCAGCCACAATATAGTCTTCCAACTGCGTCGCAGGTAGCAGCTATAATTGTTGGTGATGACGTTGAAACAATGATTCGTGGGCGAGATATTAAG ATCCGCCCCGATGATCATTCCACCGTATTGCAAGCAGGACGATTACTACAACAATATGTTGTTGATAACTATGTGAAAATTGAAACCGAAAAGTTAAGATGGGTTCGAAATAGACAGAAGAAATTACGGGCTGAATTATATCAAGACTTACAAGATGCTTTACACACAGGAGAAACCAATGTAG AAAatgttggaagaaaaagaacaataTTACCATCGTCGTTCATTGGTAGCCGTCGTGACATGACCCAACGATATCAAGATGGAATGGCGATTGTTCTTAAAGAGGGCAAGCCAGATATTTTTCTTTCAATGACATGCAATCCATCTTGGACTGAAATAACTTCAGAACTCAACCCAGTTCAAACTCCACAAGATCGTCCAGATCTAACAACAAGAATTTTTCGAGCCAAATTTGAACAGCTGAAAGAGGATGTAATTACTAAGG AGAACAATGACAAGTTAATTGACCCAGAGCATTATGATAGTTTGGTACGTGCAGAGATACCATCTAAAGAAGTGGAACCACACCTACATGATGCAGTGCTAAAACATATGATTCATGGTCCTTGCGGAACACTTGATCAATCTTCGCCCT TTGACAATAGATGGGTAGTTCCGTACAACCCTTGGCTACTACTAAAGTATGATTGCCATATTAATGTTGAGATATGTAGTAGCATAAAGAGTATAAAGTATCTCTACAAATATTGCTACAAGGGTCCAGACCGGGTTGCAATGGAAGTTCATAACGGTTCTAATGTTGACGAGGTCCAACAGTTTGTTGATGCAAGATGGATCGCTGCTCCAGAGGTATGTTggagaatatttaaatttaaccTTTACCGAATATATCCATCAGTGGAAAGGTTACAAATTCATTTTCCAAATCAACATCAAGTGAGCTTCTATGATCACCAAACCATTCCTGAAATACTTAATGATGATTATTTCTCTAGAACAATGCTCACTGAGTTCTTTGTCCTAAATCGTGAGGAGGACCAACAATCTAGGCATCTTCTGTACAGGGAAATTCTAGAGTATTACACTTGGCACAACAAGGAAAAGGAATGGCGTCGGCGCAAGACACAGAGAAGATCCATCGGTCGAATTTATACTGTATCACCTTCAAAAGGAGAAAAATTCTATTTGCGTATTCTGTTATCTAATGTCAGAGGACCAATCAGTTGGGATGACTTGCTAACAGTGAATGGGGTCCAATATTCGTCCTTCAAGCAATCTGCTCAACACCGAGGATTGTTAGAGAGTGACATTTGCATCCGTGCGTGTTTGGTTGAGGCTTCTGTTTTACGATTGCCATGTGCTTTACgaaggttgtttgcaaccatcttaaTATTTTGTGAGCCTACAGATGTAAAAAGTTTATGGGatgaatttttttcatatatgGTAGATGATTATCCGTCAGCCAGCACCACAACAGCCTTAGTGTTCACAAATCAGCTACTCAGGGATATAAATGATATACTTCTTCAGCACGAAAAACAGATTACACAATACGATTTGCCAGCTTTAACCCATGAAAATGACAATGACAACTCAATACCCAGAGTTATCCAAGAAGAACTGTCTGTCGAAGTACCCCGAGAAGACCTGTATTCCGTAGCAAGATTGAACAATGACCAATCTAAAGCTTTCAAGTGA
- the LOC112722865 gene encoding leucine--tRNA ligase, chloroplastic/mitochondrial isoform X3, producing MLHSHLHLHLHLPSSYSTPFLFPYHSPTFPFATSRRNSYSLRFRSTSFNHGRTIIRNETELQLQNHNPTKPQQVNRAYPFHEIEPKWQRYWEQNRTFRTPDDDIDTSKPKYYVLDMFPYPSGAGLHVGHPLGYTATDILARYKRMKGYNVLHPMGWDAFGLPAEQYAIQTGTHPKLTTARNIDRFRSQLKSLGFSYDWDREISTIEPDYYKWTQWIFLQLYKRGLAYQAEVPVNWCPALGTVLANEEVVDGVSERGGHPVIRKPMRQWMLKITAYADRLLEDLDGLDWPESVKEMQRNWIGRSEGAEMEFCVLDSDGKERDVKIIVYTTRPDTIFGATYLVVAPEYPLLSSLVSTAQSKHVEDYVELASRKSDLERTELQKEKTGVFTGCYAKNPANGEAIPIWVADYVLGSYGTGAIMAVPAHDSRDYEFALKYDIPVNWVVMPNDKSINESGKAFPGEGVIINSSNSFVGLDINGLSSKEAALEVIEWAEKSGNGKRKVNYKLRDWLFARQRYWGEPIPVVILDDSGETVPLNENELPLILPELDDFSPTGTGEPPLSKAVSWVKTTDSLSERPATRETNTMPQWAGSCWYYLRFMDPTNSKELVDKTKERYWGPVDVYVGGAEHAVLHLLYARFWHKVLYDIGVVSTKEPFQCVINQGIILGEVQYMAYRDQDGNLISADVADISNEHNLEKIPEEKVMKSRDSFVLKENPDIRLVARAYKMSKSRGNVVNPDDVIAEYGADSLRLYEMFMGPLRDSKTWSTSGIEGVYRFLGRTWRLIVGSPLSDGTFKERTISVDEEPTIDQLHTLHKCVAKVTEEIEGTRFNTGISAMMEFLNAAYKWDKHPRSIIEAFVLLLSPYAPHMAEELWSRLGHTKSLAYEPFPEANPAYLKDSTIVLPVQINGKTRGTIQVEETCSEEEAFGLACRDEKLSKYLDGQSVRKRIYVPGKILNVVLDRKNTKVAVQ from the exons ATGCTACActctcatcttcatcttcatctccaCTTGCCTTCATCGTACTCCACTCCATTCCTTTTCCCTTATCACTCTCCAACATTCCCCTTCGCCACATCAAGAAGAAATTCTTACTCTCTCAGATTCCGCAGCACAAGCTTCAATCATGGCCGCACCATCATCAGGAACGAAACCGAACTGCAGCTGCAAAACCACAACCCAACCAAGCCACAGCAAGTAAACAGAGCTTACCCTTTCCACGAAATCGAGCCCAAGTGGCAGCGCTATTGGGAGCAGAATCGCACTTTTCGAACCCCCGATGACGACATTGACACCTCCAAGCCCAAATATTACGTTCTCGACATGTTCCCTTACCCCAG TGGAGCGGGGCTACACGTTGGGCATCCTCTGGGGTACACCGCCACTGACATTCTTGCAAGGTATAAACGGATGAAGGGTTATAATGTGTTGCATCCAATGGGTTGGGATGCGTTTGGACTTCCTGCTGAACAATATGCTATTCAG ACGGGAACTCATCCGAAGCTCACTACAGCTCGGAATATCGATCGCTTTCGTTCTCAG TTAAAATCATTAGGCTTCTCTTATGACTGGGATCGTGAAATATCTACCATAGAACCTGACTATTACAAATGGACTCAATGGATCTTTCTACAACTTTATAAGAGAGGGCTGGCATATCAG GCTGAAGTTCCAGTTAATTGGTGTCCCGCGCTTGGCACTGTGTTGGCCAATGAGGAGGTGGTTGATGGTGTCAGTGAACGGGGTGGTCATCCTGTAATAAGAAAG CCGATGAGGCAATGGATGCTCAAGATCACTGCATATGCTGACCGTCTTCTTGAGGATTTAGATGGCCTTGACTGGCCAGAAAGTGTCAAAGAAATGCAGAGAAATTGGATAGGGAGGTCAGAAGGGGCTGAGATGGAATTTTGTGTCCTTGACAGTGATGGAAAGGAGAGAGATGTAAAGATTATTGTGTATACTACAAGGCCTGACACAATCTTTGGAGCAAC CTACTTAGTTGTCGCCCCAGAGTACCCATTATTGTCATCATTGGTTTCCACTGCCCAGAGCAAACAT GTGGAGGATTATGTAGAACTTGCCTCAAGGAAGAGTGACCTTGAAAGGACTGAGCTTCAGAAGGAAAAGACTGGTGTCTTCACTGGTTGTTATGCAAAAAATCCTGCAAATGGGGAAGCTATTCCAATATGGGTGGCAGATTATGTTTTGGGAAG TTATGGAACAGGAGCTATCATGGCGGTGCCTGCACACGACTCTCGTGATTATGAATTTGCTTTGAAATATGACATTCCTGTTAATTGGGTTGTGATGCCCAATGACAAAAGTATCAATGAGTCTGGAAAGGCTTTCCCAGGTGAAGGTGTCATAATAAATTCATCAAATTCATTTGTGGGGCTTGACATAAATGGCTTGTCTAGCAAAGAAGCTGCTCTAGAAGTCATTGAATGGGCTGAAAAAAGTGGAAATGGAAAGCGGAAG GTGAACTACAAGTTAAGGGATTGGCTTTTTGCTCGACAACGCTACTGGGGTGAGCCCATCCCTGTTGTCATATTGGATGACAGTGGTGAGACTGTCCCACTGAATGAGAATGAACTTCCCCTTATACTACCTGAATTGGATGATTTTTCTCCCACTGGAACAGGGGAGCCTCCACTGTCCAAGGCAGTGTCTTGG gtTAAAACCACAGATAGTTTATCCGAAAGACCAGCCACTCGGGAAACAAATACCATGCCACAGTGGGCTGGTTCATGCTG GTATTATTTGAGATTTATGGACCCAACAAATTCCAAAGAGTTGGTTGATAAGACCAAAGAAAG ATACTGGGGCCCTGTTGATGTGTACGTTGGGGGTGCCGAGCATGCGGTTCTCCATTTACTATATGCCAGATTCTGGCACAAG GTCCTCTATGACATCGGTGTTGTATCCACCAAGGAGCCCTTCCAATGTGTCATTAACCAGGGTATTATCCTTGGGGAG GTTCAATATATGGCTTATAGGGATCAAGATGGCAATCTGATATCTGCTGATGTTGCTGATATTTCAAATGAACATAATCTAGAAAAAATTCCAGAGGAAAAG GTCATGAAATCCAGGGATTCTTTTGTCCTGAAAGAAAATCCTGACATACGATTAGTTGCTCGCGCTTACAAAATGAGTAAAAGTAGGGGAAACGTTGTTAACCCTGATGATGTTATTGCAGAGTACGGTGCAGATTCTCTTCGTTTATATGAAATGTTCATGGGACCGTTGAG AGACTCAAAAACATGGAGTACTAGCGGCATTGAAGGTGTATATCGGTTTTTAGGAAGAACTTGGAGGCTGATTGTTGGTTCACCGTTGTCTGATGGAACATTTAAGGAAAGAACCATATCAGTTGATGAGGAGCCTACCATAGACCAACTTCATACTCTTCATAAATGCGTTGCTAAG GTAACAGAGGAAATTGAAGGCACAAGGTTCAACACCGGAATTTCGGCAATGATGGAGTTCCTTAATGCGGCATATAAG TGGGATAAACATCCAAGGTCAATCATTGAGGCATTTGTTTTACTGCTTTCACCCTATGCACCGCACATGGCCGAGGAGCTGTGGTCTAGGCTTGGCCACACAAAATCCTTAGCCTATGAGCCTTTCCCTGAG GCAAATCCTGCTTACCTGAAGGACTCAACGATAGTACTACCGGTTCAGATTAATGGCAAGACGAGGGGTACCATTCAAGTGGAAGAAACATGTTCAGAGGAGGAAGCTTTTGGGTTAGCATGTAGGGATGAAAAGCTATCCAAGTATTTAGATGGTCAATCTGTTAGAAAAAGAATATACGTTCCTGGCAAGATATTGAACGTTGTTTTGGACCGGAAAAACACAAAGGTTGCTGTCCAATAG
- the LOC112722865 gene encoding leucine--tRNA ligase, chloroplastic/mitochondrial isoform X1 — MLHSHLHLHLHLPSSYSTPFLFPYHSPTFPFATSRRNSYSLRFRSTSFNHGRTIIRNETELQLQNHNPTKPQQVNRAYPFHEIEPKWQRYWEQNRTFRTPDDDIDTSKPKYYVLDMFPYPSGAGLHVGHPLGYTATDILARYKRMKGYNVLHPMGWDAFGLPAEQYAIQTGTHPKLTTARNIDRFRSQLKSLGFSYDWDREISTIEPDYYKWTQWIFLQLYKRGLAYQAEVPVNWCPALGTVLANEEVVDGVSERGGHPVIRKPMRQWMLKITAYADRLLEDLDGLDWPESVKEMQRNWIGRSEGAEMEFCVLDSDGKERDVKIIVYTTRPDTIFGATYLVVAPEYPLLSSLVSTAQSKHVEDYVELASRKSDLERTELQKEKTGVFTGCYAKNPANGEAIPIWVADYVLGSYGTGAIMAVPAHDSRDYEFALKYDIPVNWVVMPNDKSINESGKAFPGEGVIINSSNSFVGLDINGLSSKEAALEVIEWAEKSGNGKRKVNYKLRDWLFARQRYWGEPIPVVILDDSGETVPLNENELPLILPELDDFSPTGTGEPPLSKAVSWVKTTDSLSERPATRETNTMPQWAGSCWYYLRFMDPTNSKELVDKTKERYWGPVDVYVGGAEHAVLHLLYARFWHKVLYDIGVVSTKEPFQCVINQGIILGEVQYMAYRDQDGNLISADVADISNEHNLEKIPEEKVMKSRDSFVLKENPDIRLVARAYKMSKSRGNVVNPDDVIAEYGADSLRLYEMFMGPLRDSKTWSTSGIEGVYRFLGRTWRLIVGSPLSDGTFKERTISVDEEPTIDQLHTLHKCVAKVTEEIEGTRFNTGISAMMEFLNAAYKAFVFLALYFQWDKHPRSIIEAFVLLLSPYAPHMAEELWSRLGHTKSLAYEPFPEANPAYLKDSTIVLPVQINGKTRGTIQVEETCSEEEAFGLACRDEKLSKYLDGQSVRKRIYVPGKILNVVLDRKNTKVAVQ, encoded by the exons ATGCTACActctcatcttcatcttcatctccaCTTGCCTTCATCGTACTCCACTCCATTCCTTTTCCCTTATCACTCTCCAACATTCCCCTTCGCCACATCAAGAAGAAATTCTTACTCTCTCAGATTCCGCAGCACAAGCTTCAATCATGGCCGCACCATCATCAGGAACGAAACCGAACTGCAGCTGCAAAACCACAACCCAACCAAGCCACAGCAAGTAAACAGAGCTTACCCTTTCCACGAAATCGAGCCCAAGTGGCAGCGCTATTGGGAGCAGAATCGCACTTTTCGAACCCCCGATGACGACATTGACACCTCCAAGCCCAAATATTACGTTCTCGACATGTTCCCTTACCCCAG TGGAGCGGGGCTACACGTTGGGCATCCTCTGGGGTACACCGCCACTGACATTCTTGCAAGGTATAAACGGATGAAGGGTTATAATGTGTTGCATCCAATGGGTTGGGATGCGTTTGGACTTCCTGCTGAACAATATGCTATTCAG ACGGGAACTCATCCGAAGCTCACTACAGCTCGGAATATCGATCGCTTTCGTTCTCAG TTAAAATCATTAGGCTTCTCTTATGACTGGGATCGTGAAATATCTACCATAGAACCTGACTATTACAAATGGACTCAATGGATCTTTCTACAACTTTATAAGAGAGGGCTGGCATATCAG GCTGAAGTTCCAGTTAATTGGTGTCCCGCGCTTGGCACTGTGTTGGCCAATGAGGAGGTGGTTGATGGTGTCAGTGAACGGGGTGGTCATCCTGTAATAAGAAAG CCGATGAGGCAATGGATGCTCAAGATCACTGCATATGCTGACCGTCTTCTTGAGGATTTAGATGGCCTTGACTGGCCAGAAAGTGTCAAAGAAATGCAGAGAAATTGGATAGGGAGGTCAGAAGGGGCTGAGATGGAATTTTGTGTCCTTGACAGTGATGGAAAGGAGAGAGATGTAAAGATTATTGTGTATACTACAAGGCCTGACACAATCTTTGGAGCAAC CTACTTAGTTGTCGCCCCAGAGTACCCATTATTGTCATCATTGGTTTCCACTGCCCAGAGCAAACAT GTGGAGGATTATGTAGAACTTGCCTCAAGGAAGAGTGACCTTGAAAGGACTGAGCTTCAGAAGGAAAAGACTGGTGTCTTCACTGGTTGTTATGCAAAAAATCCTGCAAATGGGGAAGCTATTCCAATATGGGTGGCAGATTATGTTTTGGGAAG TTATGGAACAGGAGCTATCATGGCGGTGCCTGCACACGACTCTCGTGATTATGAATTTGCTTTGAAATATGACATTCCTGTTAATTGGGTTGTGATGCCCAATGACAAAAGTATCAATGAGTCTGGAAAGGCTTTCCCAGGTGAAGGTGTCATAATAAATTCATCAAATTCATTTGTGGGGCTTGACATAAATGGCTTGTCTAGCAAAGAAGCTGCTCTAGAAGTCATTGAATGGGCTGAAAAAAGTGGAAATGGAAAGCGGAAG GTGAACTACAAGTTAAGGGATTGGCTTTTTGCTCGACAACGCTACTGGGGTGAGCCCATCCCTGTTGTCATATTGGATGACAGTGGTGAGACTGTCCCACTGAATGAGAATGAACTTCCCCTTATACTACCTGAATTGGATGATTTTTCTCCCACTGGAACAGGGGAGCCTCCACTGTCCAAGGCAGTGTCTTGG gtTAAAACCACAGATAGTTTATCCGAAAGACCAGCCACTCGGGAAACAAATACCATGCCACAGTGGGCTGGTTCATGCTG GTATTATTTGAGATTTATGGACCCAACAAATTCCAAAGAGTTGGTTGATAAGACCAAAGAAAG ATACTGGGGCCCTGTTGATGTGTACGTTGGGGGTGCCGAGCATGCGGTTCTCCATTTACTATATGCCAGATTCTGGCACAAG GTCCTCTATGACATCGGTGTTGTATCCACCAAGGAGCCCTTCCAATGTGTCATTAACCAGGGTATTATCCTTGGGGAG GTTCAATATATGGCTTATAGGGATCAAGATGGCAATCTGATATCTGCTGATGTTGCTGATATTTCAAATGAACATAATCTAGAAAAAATTCCAGAGGAAAAG GTCATGAAATCCAGGGATTCTTTTGTCCTGAAAGAAAATCCTGACATACGATTAGTTGCTCGCGCTTACAAAATGAGTAAAAGTAGGGGAAACGTTGTTAACCCTGATGATGTTATTGCAGAGTACGGTGCAGATTCTCTTCGTTTATATGAAATGTTCATGGGACCGTTGAG AGACTCAAAAACATGGAGTACTAGCGGCATTGAAGGTGTATATCGGTTTTTAGGAAGAACTTGGAGGCTGATTGTTGGTTCACCGTTGTCTGATGGAACATTTAAGGAAAGAACCATATCAGTTGATGAGGAGCCTACCATAGACCAACTTCATACTCTTCATAAATGCGTTGCTAAG GTAACAGAGGAAATTGAAGGCACAAGGTTCAACACCGGAATTTCGGCAATGATGGAGTTCCTTAATGCGGCATATAAG GCATTTGTTTTCTTGGCATTATATTTTCAGTGGGATAAACATCCAAGGTCAATCATTGAGGCATTTGTTTTACTGCTTTCACCCTATGCACCGCACATGGCCGAGGAGCTGTGGTCTAGGCTTGGCCACACAAAATCCTTAGCCTATGAGCCTTTCCCTGAG GCAAATCCTGCTTACCTGAAGGACTCAACGATAGTACTACCGGTTCAGATTAATGGCAAGACGAGGGGTACCATTCAAGTGGAAGAAACATGTTCAGAGGAGGAAGCTTTTGGGTTAGCATGTAGGGATGAAAAGCTATCCAAGTATTTAGATGGTCAATCTGTTAGAAAAAGAATATACGTTCCTGGCAAGATATTGAACGTTGTTTTGGACCGGAAAAACACAAAGGTTGCTGTCCAATA G